From Anabrus simplex isolate iqAnaSimp1 chromosome 11, ASM4041472v1, whole genome shotgun sequence, a single genomic window includes:
- the LOC136883150 gene encoding tetra-peptide repeat homeobox protein 1, with product MLVYFQILGLVLAASAAGDVKQEKKQEKRGNIGLGYGSLGHGFGLGHGSGLGGGFGGSIGGDVGGGTGGSGGTVSVITVSRPVAVPQPVAVPVTRPVAVPVPAPYPVNVPRAVPVPVPQPVPVSVPRPYPVTVNRPVPVAVPHAVPVSDPQPYPVQVPHPVPVEIPNPVPVPVPQTVVVSVPQPIVSNNAGGFGSGFGGGHGGGFGGGHSGGHSYSSISVGKH from the coding sequence ATGCTTGTATATTTTCAGATTTTAGGACTGGTGCTAGCAGCTTCAGCTGCAGGTGATGtaaaacaggagaagaaacaggagAAGCGCGGTAATATTGGCCTGGGTTATGGAAGTCTAGGACATGGATTTGGTCTCGGACATGGAAGTGGCCTTGGAGGAGGATTTGGAGGCAGCATTGGCGGAGATGTTGGAGGAGGAACTGGAGGAAGTGGGGGAACTGTGTCCGTGATCACAGTTTCGAGACCTGTAGCCGTTCCTCAGCCTGTAGCTGTTCCTGTTACCAGACCAGTCGCGGTTCCAGTTCCTGCTCCCTATCCGGTTAACGTTCCTCGTGCTGTTCCAGTGCCCGTACCCCAGCCAGTCCCCGTGTCCGTACCCAGACCTTACCCAGTGACTGTGAACAGACCCGTTCCTGTAGCTGTACCTCACGCCGTGCCCGTCTCTGACCCACAGCCATACCCCGTACAAGTTCCTCACCCCGTCCCAGTAGAAATACCTAACCCTGTCCCAGTGCCCGTACCGCAAACAGTCGTGGTTTCGGTTCCACAGCCCATCGTCAGTAACAATGCAGGAGGGTTTGGAAGCGGCTTTGGAGGCGGTCATGGAGGAGGTTTTGGAGGAGGCCATAGCGGTGGGCACAGTTACAGCTCTATCTCTGTGGGGAAGCACTAA